A genomic window from Streptomyces sp. NBC_01429 includes:
- the hisC gene encoding histidinol-phosphate transaminase, whose protein sequence is MSETSPKLRAELDGVPTYKPGRPAASGGPLAYKLSSNENPYPPLPGVMEQAVSAAGVFNRYPDMACTGLMNELADRFGVPVSHLATGTGSVGVAQQLLQATAGPGDEVVYPWRSFEAYPIITQISGATSVKVPLTAGETHDLDAMAGAITERTRLIFVCNPNNPTGTVVRRAELERFLDRVPSDVLVVLDEAYREFIRDAEVPDGVEIYRDRPNVAVLRTFSKAYGLAGLRIGFAIAHEPVAAALRKTAVPFGVSQIAQEAAIASLRAEDELMGRVGSLVGERARVYGGLVDQGWTVPETQANFVWLRLGERTLDFAAACEAAGVVVRPFAGEGVRVTIGECEANDLFLRAAEAFRKEL, encoded by the coding sequence GTGAGCGAGACGAGCCCCAAGTTGCGCGCCGAGCTGGACGGCGTTCCCACGTACAAGCCGGGCAGGCCGGCCGCGTCCGGCGGGCCCCTCGCGTACAAGCTGTCCTCGAACGAGAACCCGTATCCGCCGCTGCCCGGGGTGATGGAGCAGGCCGTATCGGCCGCCGGGGTCTTCAACCGCTACCCGGACATGGCGTGCACGGGGCTGATGAACGAGCTGGCCGACCGCTTCGGGGTGCCCGTCTCGCACCTGGCGACCGGGACCGGCTCGGTGGGCGTCGCCCAGCAGCTGCTTCAGGCCACGGCGGGCCCCGGCGACGAGGTCGTCTACCCCTGGCGCTCCTTCGAGGCGTACCCGATCATCACGCAGATCTCGGGCGCCACCTCGGTCAAGGTGCCGCTGACGGCGGGCGAGACGCACGACCTGGACGCGATGGCCGGGGCGATCACCGAGCGGACCCGGCTGATCTTCGTCTGCAACCCCAACAATCCGACCGGCACGGTGGTGCGCCGGGCCGAGCTGGAACGGTTCCTCGACCGGGTGCCCAGCGATGTGCTGGTGGTGCTGGACGAGGCGTACCGCGAGTTCATCCGGGACGCGGAGGTGCCGGACGGCGTCGAGATCTACCGCGACCGACCGAATGTGGCCGTACTGCGCACCTTTTCCAAGGCGTACGGTCTCGCCGGGCTGCGGATCGGCTTCGCGATCGCCCATGAGCCGGTCGCGGCGGCGCTGCGCAAGACGGCGGTTCCCTTCGGGGTGAGCCAGATCGCCCAGGAGGCGGCGATCGCCTCGCTGCGGGCCGAGGACGAGCTGATGGGGCGCGTCGGCTCGCTGGTGGGCGAGCGGGCGCGGGTGTACGGCGGCCTGGTCGACCAGGGCTGGACCGTGCCCGAGACGCAGGCCAACTTCGTGTGGCTGCGGCTGGGTGAGCGCACGCTCGACTTCGCCGCGGCCTGTGAGGCGGCGGGTGTGGTCGTACGGCCCTTCGCGGGCGAGGGCGTGCGGGTGACGATCGGCGAGTGCGAGGCCAATGACCTCTTCCTCCGGGCCGCCGAGGCGTTCCGCAAGGAGCTGTAG
- a CDS encoding cytochrome ubiquinol oxidase subunit I has protein sequence MDLALAPETLARWQFGITTVYHFLFVPLTISLAALTAGLQTAWVRTENPKYLKATKFWGKLFLINIAMGVVTGIVQEFQFGMNWSDYSRFVGDIFGAPLAFEALIAFFFESTFIGLWIFGWDKLPKKIHLACIWMVSIGTILSAYFILAANSWMQHPVGYRINKEAGRAELTDFWKVLTQDTAVTQFFHTLTAAFLVGGAFMVGIAAFHLARKKHIPVMRTSLRLGLITVVIAGMLTAVSGDTLGKVMFKQQPMKMAAAEALWDGEGPAPFSVFAYGDVDKGHNSVAIEIPGVLSFLANSDFTSYVPGINDVNKAEQEKFGPGDYRPNIPVAYWGFRWMIGFGMASFALGLLGLWLTRKKFLLPPALRTGEDEVPNLVLFRKKALSPKLARWYWITALWTLLFPLIANSWGWIFTETGRQPWVVYGVLRTADAVSPGVSQAEVLISMIVFTLLYAVLAVIEVRLMVKYVKAGPPELTEDDLNPPTKIGGDHVDADRPMAFSY, from the coding sequence GTGGACCTCGCTCTGGCGCCGGAGACCCTGGCGCGATGGCAGTTCGGCATCACCACCGTCTACCACTTCCTCTTCGTTCCCCTGACGATCTCGCTCGCCGCGCTCACCGCGGGACTGCAGACCGCCTGGGTGCGCACGGAGAACCCCAAGTACCTCAAGGCCACCAAGTTCTGGGGCAAGCTCTTTCTGATCAATATCGCGATGGGTGTCGTCACCGGCATCGTCCAGGAGTTCCAGTTCGGGATGAACTGGTCCGACTACTCGCGGTTCGTCGGCGACATCTTCGGTGCCCCGCTCGCCTTCGAGGCGCTGATCGCCTTCTTCTTCGAATCCACCTTCATCGGGCTGTGGATCTTCGGCTGGGACAAGCTGCCGAAGAAGATCCATCTGGCCTGTATATGGATGGTCTCGATCGGCACGATCCTGTCCGCGTACTTCATTCTGGCGGCCAACTCCTGGATGCAGCATCCGGTCGGCTACCGGATCAACAAGGAGGCCGGGCGGGCCGAACTCACCGACTTCTGGAAAGTGCTCACCCAGGACACCGCGGTCACCCAGTTCTTCCACACCCTGACCGCCGCCTTTCTGGTCGGCGGTGCCTTCATGGTCGGAATCGCGGCCTTTCACCTGGCCCGCAAGAAGCACATTCCGGTGATGCGCACCTCGCTGCGGCTCGGCCTGATCACCGTGGTGATCGCGGGCATGCTCACCGCCGTCAGCGGTGACACCCTCGGCAAGGTCATGTTCAAGCAGCAGCCGATGAAGATGGCCGCGGCCGAGGCGCTCTGGGACGGTGAGGGGCCGGCGCCGTTCTCCGTCTTCGCCTACGGCGACGTCGACAAGGGGCACAACTCCGTCGCCATCGAGATCCCCGGAGTGCTCTCGTTCCTCGCCAACAGCGACTTCACCTCGTACGTCCCCGGCATCAACGACGTCAACAAGGCGGAGCAGGAGAAGTTCGGGCCGGGCGACTACCGGCCGAACATCCCGGTCGCCTACTGGGGCTTCCGCTGGATGATCGGCTTCGGCATGGCGTCCTTCGCCCTCGGTCTGCTCGGGCTCTGGCTGACCCGCAAGAAGTTCCTGCTGCCACCCGCGCTGCGTACGGGGGAGGACGAGGTGCCGAATCTGGTGCTCTTCAGGAAGAAGGCCCTCAGCCCGAAGCTCGCCAGGTGGTACTGGATCACCGCCCTCTGGACCCTGCTCTTCCCGCTGATCGCCAACTCCTGGGGCTGGATCTTCACCGAGACGGGCCGCCAGCCCTGGGTCGTGTACGGGGTGCTGCGCACCGCCGACGCGGTCTCTCCCGGGGTCTCCCAGGCCGAGGTGCTGATCTCGATGATCGTCTTCACCCTGCTCTACGCCGTCCTCGCGGTGATCGAGGTCAGGCTGATGGTGAAGTACGTCAAGGCCGGGCCGCCCGAGCTGACGGAGGACGACCTCAACCCGCCCACCAAGATCGGCGGCGACCATGTGGACGCCGACCGGCCGATGGCCTTCTCGTACTGA
- the cydB gene encoding cytochrome d ubiquinol oxidase subunit II — protein MELHDVWFVLIAVLWTGYFFLEGFDFGIGILTKLLARDRKERRVLINTIGPVWDGNEVWLLSAAGGTFAAFPDWYATLFSGFYLPMLVILICLILRGVAFEYRAKRPGEKWQRNWEHTIFWTSLVPAALWGMLFGNIVRGVKIDERMEYVGGLGDLFNPYAILGGLVTLALFTFHGTVFAALKTVGDIRIRARRLALVLGAVTVALALGFLIWTQADSGNGRSLVTVIVAVVALAAAIGAIAAGREGWSFGLSGVTIVAVVATLFLALFPNVMPSSLNEAWNLTVSNASSTPYTLKIMTWCAGIATPVVLLYQGWTYWVFRKRIGTQHIADAQH, from the coding sequence ATGGAACTCCACGACGTCTGGTTCGTCCTGATCGCCGTCCTCTGGACCGGCTACTTCTTCCTCGAAGGATTCGACTTCGGCATCGGGATCCTGACCAAACTTCTCGCGCGTGACCGCAAGGAGCGGCGGGTCCTCATCAACACCATCGGACCCGTCTGGGACGGCAACGAGGTCTGGCTGCTGAGCGCCGCCGGGGGCACCTTCGCGGCCTTCCCCGACTGGTACGCCACCCTCTTCTCCGGCTTCTACCTGCCGATGCTGGTCATCCTGATCTGCCTGATCCTGCGCGGTGTCGCCTTCGAGTACCGGGCCAAGCGGCCGGGCGAGAAGTGGCAGCGCAACTGGGAGCACACGATCTTCTGGACGTCGCTGGTCCCCGCCGCGCTGTGGGGGATGCTGTTCGGCAACATCGTGCGCGGCGTGAAGATCGATGAGCGGATGGAGTACGTCGGCGGTCTCGGGGATCTGTTCAACCCCTACGCGATCCTGGGCGGACTGGTCACCCTGGCCCTCTTCACCTTCCACGGCACGGTGTTCGCCGCGCTCAAGACGGTCGGGGACATCCGGATCAGGGCCAGGCGGCTGGCGCTCGTTCTGGGCGCGGTCACCGTCGCGCTGGCCCTGGGCTTCCTGATCTGGACCCAGGCGGACAGCGGCAACGGCAGGAGCCTGGTCACGGTGATCGTCGCCGTCGTGGCGCTGGCCGCCGCGATCGGAGCCATCGCGGCCGGGCGCGAGGGATGGTCGTTCGGGCTCTCCGGCGTGACGATCGTGGCCGTGGTCGCGACGCTCTTCCTGGCGCTCTTCCCGAACGTCATGCCGTCCTCGCTGAACGAGGCGTGGAACCTGACGGTCAGCAATGCCTCCTCCACCCCGTACACCCTGAAGATCATGACGTGGTGCGCGGGCATCGCCACCCCTGTCGTGCTGCTCTACCAGGGCTGGACGTACTGGGTGTTCCGCAAGCGGATCGGTACGCAGCACATCGCCGACGCCCAGCACTGA
- the cydD gene encoding thiol reductant ABC exporter subunit CydD, whose protein sequence is MKPIDPRLLRYARATRFFLAAVVALGLAGAALVIAQAMLIAEVVVGAFQHGLGGSGLRTPLLLLVAVAVGRALVSWLTELAAHRASAAVKSELRRRLLERATALGPGWLAGQRTGSLVALATRGVDALDDYFSRYLPQLGLAVVVPVAVLARIVTEDWVSAAVIVVTLPLIPMFMALIGWATQSQMDRQWRLLSRLSGHFLDVVAGLPTLKVFGRAKAQAESIRSITSQYRQATVRTLRIAFLSSFALELLSTLSVALVAVGIGMRLVHGELDLYTGLVVLVLAPEAYLPLRQVGAQYHAAAEGLAAAEEIFTVLETRSPAGGTGQVPDALRLELTGVTVRHQGRTEPSLDAATLTVEPGETVALVGPSGVGKTTLLQVLLGFAVPDEGRVRVDGRDLASLDLERWRERIAWVPQHPHLFAGTIAENVRLARPDAEAAALWEALRDAGAADFVAGLPQGLDTVLGEDGAGLSAGQRQRLALARAFLADRPLLLLDEPTAALDGETEAGIVDAVRRLAEGRTVLLVVHRPALLSVADRVVSLPARPVSLPGDGLAAVPRSRDRSAADGAESVAGTTGTNRTTGTTRTGVGAGDRGAAVPSRSPLARMRAASRPLRGRFALALLLGSCALGSAVGLMAVSGWLISRASEQPPVLYLMVAVTATRAFGIGRAVFRYAERLVSHDAVLRMLADLRVSVYRRLERVAPAGLRETRRGDLLSRLVADVDELQDYWLRWLLPVGSALVVGVGSVGFTAWLLPEAGAVLAAGLLVAGVAVPLLSGAVVRRTERQLAPARGLLAARVTDLFGGLAELTVAGALTSRAREVARADGTLTKVAARGASANGLGGGLSALICGLTVAAAAFVGVGAVADGRLAGVELAVVVLTPLAAFEAVSGLPLAVRHRQRSARAAERVYEVLDAPVPVQEPEEPVAAPVSPFPLEVRRLAARYPGQRRDALGGFDLTLTEGSRVAVVGPSGSGKTTLAHVLLRFLDAREGECRLGGTDLAALDGDTVRRFVGLCAQDAHLFDSSVRENLRLARTDASEDELRDALRRARLLDWVDALPAGLDTHVGEHGARLSGGQRQRLALARALLADFPVLVLDEPAEHLDLATADELTADLLTATEGRTTLLITHRLRGLDTVDEVIVLDGGRCVQRGPYAELAAGEGPLRRMLERERAGDLLGAQKSTFPIK, encoded by the coding sequence GTGAAACCAATCGATCCGCGTCTGCTCAGGTACGCCCGCGCCACCCGGTTCTTCCTGGCGGCCGTCGTGGCGCTCGGACTGGCCGGAGCGGCGCTGGTCATCGCGCAGGCGATGCTGATCGCCGAAGTGGTGGTGGGCGCCTTCCAGCACGGACTGGGCGGCTCCGGGCTGCGTACTCCGCTGCTTCTGCTGGTCGCCGTCGCCGTCGGACGCGCTCTGGTCTCCTGGCTGACGGAGCTGGCCGCCCACCGGGCGAGCGCCGCGGTCAAGTCCGAGCTGCGCCGACGGCTGCTGGAGCGGGCGACGGCCCTGGGGCCCGGCTGGCTGGCCGGCCAGCGCACCGGCTCGCTGGTCGCGCTGGCCACGCGGGGGGTCGACGCACTGGACGACTACTTCTCCCGCTATCTGCCGCAACTGGGGCTCGCGGTGGTGGTGCCGGTGGCGGTCCTGGCGCGCATCGTCACCGAGGACTGGGTGTCGGCGGCCGTGATCGTGGTGACGCTGCCGCTGATCCCGATGTTCATGGCGCTCATCGGCTGGGCCACCCAGAGCCAGATGGACCGTCAGTGGCGGCTGCTGTCACGGCTGTCGGGCCACTTCCTCGATGTGGTCGCCGGGCTGCCGACGCTCAAGGTCTTCGGCCGGGCCAAGGCGCAGGCCGAGTCGATCCGCTCGATCACCTCGCAGTACCGGCAGGCCACGGTGCGGACGCTGCGGATCGCCTTCCTGTCGTCCTTCGCGCTGGAACTGCTCTCCACCCTCTCGGTGGCGCTGGTCGCGGTCGGCATCGGGATGCGGCTCGTCCACGGGGAACTCGATCTGTACACGGGCCTGGTGGTACTGGTGCTGGCCCCCGAGGCGTATCTGCCGCTCCGGCAGGTGGGGGCGCAGTACCACGCGGCGGCCGAGGGCCTGGCCGCCGCCGAGGAGATCTTCACGGTCCTGGAGACCCGGTCTCCTGCGGGCGGTACGGGCCAGGTGCCCGACGCGCTGCGGCTGGAGCTGACCGGGGTGACGGTCCGCCATCAGGGACGTACGGAGCCCTCGCTGGACGCGGCCACGCTGACGGTCGAGCCGGGAGAGACGGTCGCGCTGGTCGGCCCGAGCGGCGTGGGGAAGACCACGCTGCTCCAGGTGCTGCTCGGATTCGCGGTACCCGACGAGGGCCGGGTGCGGGTGGACGGCCGGGATCTTGCCTCGCTCGACCTGGAGCGCTGGCGCGAACGGATCGCCTGGGTGCCGCAGCACCCCCATCTCTTCGCCGGAACGATCGCCGAGAACGTACGTCTGGCCAGGCCGGACGCCGAAGCGGCGGCGCTGTGGGAGGCGCTGCGCGACGCGGGGGCGGCCGACTTCGTGGCCGGGCTCCCCCAGGGGCTGGACACCGTGCTCGGCGAGGACGGTGCCGGGCTTTCGGCCGGCCAGCGCCAGCGGCTCGCGCTGGCCCGCGCCTTCCTCGCCGACCGCCCCCTGCTGCTGCTGGACGAGCCCACCGCCGCGCTCGACGGGGAGACGGAGGCGGGCATCGTCGACGCCGTGCGCCGGCTGGCCGAGGGCCGTACGGTGCTGCTGGTCGTCCACCGCCCGGCGCTTCTCTCGGTGGCGGACCGGGTGGTGAGCCTGCCGGCGCGGCCGGTGAGCCTGCCCGGCGACGGCCTTGCCGCTGTGCCGCGGTCCCGGGACCGGTCCGCCGCCGACGGCGCGGAGTCCGTCGCGGGGACGACGGGGACGAATCGGACGACCGGGACCACGAGGACGGGCGTGGGCGCGGGGGACCGCGGAGCCGCCGTACCGTCCAGGAGCCCGCTCGCGCGGATGCGGGCCGCCTCCCGGCCGCTGCGCGGACGCTTCGCGCTGGCCCTGCTCCTCGGGAGCTGCGCCCTCGGCTCCGCCGTCGGACTCATGGCGGTGTCCGGCTGGCTCATCTCGCGCGCCTCCGAGCAGCCGCCCGTGCTCTATCTGATGGTCGCGGTGACGGCGACCCGTGCCTTCGGCATCGGCCGCGCCGTCTTCCGCTACGCCGAGCGCCTCGTGTCGCACGACGCGGTACTCAGGATGCTCGCCGACCTCCGGGTCTCCGTGTACCGGCGGCTGGAGCGCGTCGCCCCCGCCGGACTGCGCGAGACCAGGCGCGGAGACCTGCTGTCCCGGCTCGTCGCGGACGTGGACGAACTCCAGGACTACTGGCTGCGATGGCTGCTGCCCGTCGGCAGCGCCCTGGTCGTCGGCGTGGGCTCCGTCGGCTTCACCGCATGGCTGCTGCCCGAGGCGGGCGCCGTACTGGCCGCCGGGCTGCTCGTCGCCGGGGTGGCCGTACCGCTGCTGAGCGGTGCGGTCGTCCGCCGTACCGAACGCCAACTGGCGCCGGCGCGCGGACTGCTCGCCGCCCGCGTCACCGATCTGTTCGGCGGACTGGCCGAGTTGACCGTGGCGGGCGCGCTCACCAGCCGCGCTCGCGAGGTGGCGCGCGCCGACGGGACGCTGACGAAGGTCGCGGCCCGCGGTGCGAGCGCCAACGGGCTCGGCGGCGGCCTCTCGGCCCTGATCTGCGGCCTGACCGTGGCCGCCGCCGCGTTCGTCGGGGTCGGGGCCGTCGCCGACGGACGGCTGGCGGGCGTCGAACTCGCCGTTGTCGTCCTGACCCCCCTCGCCGCCTTCGAGGCCGTCAGCGGGCTGCCGCTCGCCGTGCGCCACCGGCAGCGCAGCGCGCGCGCCGCGGAGCGGGTGTACGAGGTGCTGGACGCCCCCGTACCCGTACAGGAGCCGGAGGAGCCCGTCGCCGCCCCCGTATCCCCGTTCCCGCTGGAGGTACGACGGCTCGCCGCGCGGTACCCGGGGCAGCGGCGGGACGCGCTCGGCGGCTTCGACCTGACGCTGACCGAGGGCAGCCGCGTCGCCGTCGTCGGCCCTTCGGGCTCGGGCAAGACCACGCTGGCTCATGTGCTGCTGCGCTTCCTCGACGCGCGCGAGGGCGAGTGCCGGCTCGGCGGTACGGATCTGGCGGCCCTCGACGGGGACACCGTCCGGCGCTTCGTCGGGCTGTGTGCCCAGGACGCGCACCTCTTCGACAGCTCCGTACGCGAGAACCTGCGGCTCGCCCGTACGGACGCCTCCGAGGACGAACTGCGCGACGCCCTGCGCCGGGCCCGGCTGCTCGACTGGGTGGACGCCCTGCCCGCCGGTCTCGACACCCATGTCGGGGAGCACGGAGCCCGGCTCTCCGGGGGACAGCGGCAGCGGCTGGCCCTGGCCCGCGCGCTGCTCGCGGACTTTCCCGTGCTGGTCCTCGACGAGCCCGCGGAGCACCTGGACCTGGCGACGGCGGACGAGCTGACCGCCGATCTGCTGACGGCGACCGAGGGGCGCACGACGCTGCTGATCACCCACCGGCTGCGGGGTCTGGACACCGTTGACGAAGTGATCGTGCTCGACGGGGGCCGCTGCGTACAGCGTGGTCCGTACGCCGAACTCGCCGCCGGGGAAGGGCCGCTGCGGCGGATGCTGGAGCGGGAGCGGGCCGGGGATCTGCTCGGAGCCCAGAAGTCGACTTTCCCCATCAAATAG
- a CDS encoding sensor histidine kinase, with the protein MKVPESMDPLEAATRAAGSLEGLSAETTARVPQLLEAMCSVGAGLGLHATLDRICGTAAELIGARYAAIGVMDETGERLADFVVHGVGEDVARRIGRRPDGHSGLLGALIRHPGPIRLADLTADPRFAGFPPGHPPMRTFLGVSIQVQGETVGSFYLAEKSGGAGGGGNGGDGGTGANGGDGRDGDGGNGGGEGPRADGADADGGLRADGGGARGEFNDYDLHMLRVLANEAGIAIGNARLYEAARQRERWIDGSVAVTTALLSGGDADDALSVVAEQARRLADSAVGVVLLRTPEGGLEIVAVSADHPTARPGDVIPADSPVAATLLAGEPVFVDDSPTDPRMASTLATGFGPSMLLPLRTDGRVLGALVTPRVRGGRRFGERERLLATQFASQAALALMMAEAQRDRERLAVLEDRDRIARDLHDLVIQRLFATGLMLESAHRGSVAPEVHQGIDKAVEALDVTIQEIRTAIFALQQGSADAPSGMRSRVLREINMAAVPLGFQPTHRFVGPVDAAVGELAGKNLIAALREALSNAFRHAHASRIEVVLDVTAKLPDGRGAVRLSVADDGVGIPEGGRRSGLRNLRRRAEALGGSSRCERGIGEGAAGGTRVLWEVPL; encoded by the coding sequence ATGAAAGTGCCCGAGTCCATGGATCCCCTCGAAGCCGCCACCCGCGCGGCGGGCAGCCTTGAGGGCCTGTCCGCCGAGACCACCGCGCGCGTACCGCAACTGCTGGAAGCGATGTGTTCCGTCGGCGCGGGGCTGGGCCTGCACGCCACGCTCGACCGGATCTGCGGGACGGCGGCCGAACTCATCGGGGCCAGGTACGCCGCGATCGGGGTCATGGACGAGACGGGCGAGCGCCTCGCGGACTTCGTCGTGCACGGGGTCGGTGAGGACGTGGCCCGCCGGATCGGGCGCAGGCCGGACGGGCACAGCGGACTTCTCGGCGCCCTGATCCGGCATCCCGGCCCGATCCGGCTCGCGGATCTGACGGCGGATCCGCGCTTCGCCGGGTTTCCGCCCGGCCATCCGCCGATGCGTACGTTCCTCGGGGTTTCCATTCAGGTGCAGGGCGAGACCGTCGGCAGCTTCTACCTGGCGGAGAAGTCGGGCGGAGCCGGTGGAGGGGGGAACGGCGGGGACGGCGGGACCGGCGCGAATGGCGGGGACGGCCGGGACGGGGACGGCGGGAACGGCGGGGGCGAAGGGCCTCGCGCGGACGGCGCGGACGCGGACGGCGGGCTTCGTGCGGACGGCGGCGGCGCGCGCGGCGAGTTCAACGACTACGACCTGCACATGCTGCGCGTACTGGCCAACGAGGCCGGTATCGCCATCGGCAACGCCCGGCTCTACGAGGCCGCCCGGCAGCGCGAGCGGTGGATCGACGGCTCCGTCGCCGTCACCACCGCCCTGCTCTCCGGCGGTGACGCGGACGACGCGCTGTCCGTCGTCGCCGAACAGGCCCGCAGACTGGCGGATTCGGCGGTCGGCGTGGTGCTGCTGCGCACGCCGGAGGGGGGACTGGAGATCGTGGCGGTCTCCGCCGACCATCCGACCGCCCGGCCCGGAGACGTCATCCCGGCCGACAGCCCGGTCGCCGCGACGCTCCTTGCCGGCGAGCCCGTCTTCGTGGACGACTCCCCCACCGACCCGCGCATGGCATCGACGCTGGCCACGGGATTCGGCCCGAGCATGCTGCTGCCGCTGCGTACGGACGGCCGGGTGCTCGGCGCCCTGGTCACGCCCAGGGTGCGCGGCGGGCGCCGCTTCGGTGAGCGGGAACGCCTCCTGGCCACGCAGTTCGCCTCGCAGGCGGCGCTGGCGCTGATGATGGCCGAGGCGCAGCGCGACCGGGAGCGGCTGGCCGTTCTGGAGGACCGTGACCGGATCGCCCGTGACCTGCACGATCTTGTCATCCAGCGGCTGTTCGCCACCGGTCTGATGCTGGAGAGCGCCCATCGCGGATCGGTCGCGCCCGAGGTGCACCAGGGCATCGACAAGGCGGTCGAGGCCCTCGACGTGACCATTCAGGAGATCCGTACGGCCATCTTCGCGCTCCAGCAGGGCTCGGCGGACGCTCCGTCGGGGATGCGCAGCCGAGTACTGCGGGAGATCAACATGGCCGCTGTGCCGCTGGGCTTCCAGCCCACCCACCGCTTCGTCGGCCCGGTCGACGCCGCCGTCGGTGAACTCGCCGGGAAGAACCTGATCGCCGCGCTCCGCGAGGCCCTCTCGAACGCCTTCCGGCACGCGCACGCCAGCCGTATCGAAGTCGTGCTGGACGTCACCGCCAAGCTGCCCGACGGCAGGGGGGCGGTACGGCTGTCGGTGGCCGACGACGGGGTGGGCATCCCGGAGGGCGGGCGGCGCAGCGGACTGCGCAATCTGCGGCGGCGGGCCGAGGCGCTGGGCGGGTCGAGCAGGTGCGAGCGGGGCATCGGTGAGGGGGCGGCGGGTGGTACGAGGGTGCTCTGGGAGGTGCCGCTGTGA
- a CDS encoding Cof-type HAD-IIB family hydrolase: MTSPRGSETPPAGSPLPARPRLIATDLDGTLLHDDKSVSDRTVKALAAAEEAGIEVFFVTGRPARWMDVVSDHVHGHGMAICANGAAVVDLHAGGKLIQDRPLDRAIALDVVQALRDAAPGTSCAVETTAGIHYEPAYPRFLDDPGATLDTAEKLLRESGEGSAAPVLKLLAHHPELTPDGFLALASTVAGDRATITRSSPTALLEISGLGVSKASTLALCCAERGVSSDEVVAFGDMPNDLEMLTWAGTSYAMANAHPDVLAAASGRTVTNNEDGVAVVIEQILARL, translated from the coding sequence GTGACCTCGCCCCGTGGATCAGAGACCCCGCCCGCCGGCTCCCCCCTCCCCGCCCGGCCCCGGCTCATCGCCACCGACCTGGACGGCACCCTGCTGCACGACGACAAGTCGGTGTCGGACCGTACGGTCAAGGCGCTCGCGGCCGCCGAGGAGGCCGGTATCGAGGTCTTCTTCGTCACCGGACGGCCGGCCCGCTGGATGGACGTGGTCAGCGACCACGTGCACGGCCACGGAATGGCGATCTGCGCCAACGGCGCCGCCGTCGTCGACCTGCACGCGGGCGGCAAGCTGATCCAGGACCGTCCGCTGGACCGCGCGATCGCGCTGGACGTCGTACAGGCACTGCGTGACGCCGCTCCCGGGACGAGCTGCGCGGTCGAGACGACCGCCGGCATCCACTACGAGCCGGCCTACCCGCGCTTCCTGGACGACCCGGGCGCGACCCTCGACACGGCGGAGAAGCTGCTGCGGGAGTCCGGCGAGGGCTCCGCCGCCCCGGTGCTGAAGCTGCTCGCGCACCACCCCGAGCTGACCCCCGACGGCTTCCTCGCCCTGGCCAGTACGGTGGCGGGCGACCGCGCCACCATCACCCGCTCCAGCCCGACCGCGCTGCTGGAGATCAGCGGCCTCGGCGTCAGCAAGGCGAGCACGCTCGCGCTCTGCTGCGCCGAACGCGGCGTCTCGTCCGACGAGGTCGTCGCCTTCGGTGACATGCCGAACGACCTGGAGATGCTGACCTGGGCCGGCACCTCGTACGCGATGGCCAACGCCCACCCGGACGTACTTGCCGCCGCCTCCGGGCGTACGGTCACCAACAACGAGGACGGCGTCGCGGTCGTCATCGAACAGATCCTGGCGCGGCTGTAG
- a CDS encoding VOC family protein, which produces MPEVTTPYAPGTPCWVDLMVPDQQAALDFYRDLFGWQGEVGPDDMGGYSVCTLRGKPVAGIMKTMAPAGSPPPPPPHWTSYFASTDAGATEAAISANGGSVISPAMDVSTIGRMLIASDPQGAVFGVWEALEFPGAQIVNEPGALVWNQLTTSDPTAAGTFYRAALGLDAGPIPEMPGFTGFHVNGHMVGGVQGMENLPEGTAPHWLVNFAVDDTDSVVDAVVRAGGSVLAPAFDMERIGRMAVLQDPQGTVFAVVALNGPTAA; this is translated from the coding sequence ATGCCCGAGGTCACCACCCCCTACGCGCCCGGCACACCGTGCTGGGTCGATCTGATGGTCCCCGACCAGCAGGCCGCCCTCGACTTCTACCGTGACCTGTTCGGCTGGCAGGGCGAGGTCGGTCCCGACGACATGGGCGGCTACTCGGTCTGCACGCTCAGGGGCAAGCCGGTCGCCGGGATCATGAAGACGATGGCCCCGGCGGGCAGCCCCCCGCCGCCGCCACCCCACTGGACCAGCTACTTTGCCAGTACGGACGCCGGTGCCACCGAGGCCGCGATCAGCGCGAACGGCGGCTCGGTGATCTCTCCGGCGATGGACGTCAGCACGATCGGCCGCATGCTGATCGCCTCGGACCCCCAGGGCGCCGTCTTCGGGGTCTGGGAGGCGCTGGAGTTCCCGGGAGCGCAGATCGTCAATGAGCCCGGCGCCCTGGTCTGGAACCAGCTCACCACCTCCGATCCCACGGCCGCCGGGACCTTCTACCGGGCCGCGCTCGGCCTGGACGCCGGCCCGATCCCGGAGATGCCGGGGTTCACGGGATTCCATGTCAACGGACACATGGTCGGCGGTGTCCAGGGCATGGAGAACCTTCCGGAGGGCACCGCACCGCACTGGCTCGTGAACTTCGCCGTGGACGACACGGACAGCGTCGTCGACGCCGTCGTACGGGCCGGGGGCTCGGTGCTGGCGCCGGCCTTCGACATGGAGCGGATCGGCAGGATGGCCGTCCTCCAGGACCCGCAGGGCACGGTCTTCGCGGTGGTCGCGCTCAACGGGCCGACGGCGGCCTGA